In a single window of the Desulfatiglans anilini DSM 4660 genome:
- a CDS encoding DUF4198 domain-containing protein, which produces MFALWINTVFAAFAVSAVFAAPAAAHFQMIYTPESALDKAGAIDLKLIFTHPFEAGHTMDMGEPGEFFLVRKGKKQDLRGQLKPIVWKSLTNSGKAYEAAIELRGMGDHVFCLLPSPYLEEKEDCYIQQITKLIVNTSGFPTDWDADIGLQAEIVPLDKPYVLWTGNVFRGVVKGGGKPVPHAEIEVEYLNHEPQMDTNSFAERADVSAPQDAFVTMTIKADANGLFTFGIPKAGWWGFCALGVGPEKTWDGKELSQDAVIWVQARDIK; this is translated from the coding sequence ATGTTTGCCTTATGGATAAACACTGTTTTCGCGGCCTTTGCGGTCTCTGCGGTCTTCGCCGCCCCTGCTGCAGCTCATTTCCAAATGATCTACACCCCGGAATCGGCCCTTGATAAGGCGGGCGCCATCGATCTCAAGCTCATCTTCACACACCCCTTCGAGGCCGGGCACACCATGGACATGGGGGAACCGGGGGAGTTTTTCCTGGTCCGCAAGGGGAAAAAGCAGGACCTGCGCGGGCAGTTGAAACCGATCGTCTGGAAGAGCCTGACCAACAGTGGCAAGGCGTATGAAGCCGCCATCGAACTGCGGGGCATGGGCGACCACGTCTTCTGTCTGCTCCCGTCGCCCTACTTGGAGGAGAAGGAAGACTGCTACATCCAGCAGATCACCAAGCTCATCGTCAACACGAGCGGATTCCCGACCGACTGGGACGCAGACATCGGACTGCAGGCCGAGATCGTTCCGCTCGATAAGCCCTACGTGCTCTGGACCGGCAATGTATTCAGAGGGGTGGTCAAAGGAGGCGGAAAACCGGTGCCGCACGCTGAGATCGAAGTGGAGTATCTGAACCATGAACCTCAAATGGACACCAACTCCTTTGCAGAGCGGGCTGATGTCAGCGCCCCGCAGGACGCCTTCGTCACCATGACGATCAAGGCCGATGCGAACGGCCTATTTACCTTCGGAATCCCGAAGGCTGGATGGTGGGGGTTTTGCGCACTGGGCGTCGGCCCGGAAAAGACTTGGGACGGCAAAGAACTTTCGCAGGACGCGGTCATCTGGGTGCAGGCAAGAGACATAAAGTGA
- a CDS encoding LbtU family siderophore porin: MKRIVNTIVFSLMLLFCAMSAGPSSAADVSTAQLMEELEAMQRRVQQLEEQLQRTAAADEVQKDSGRAASVKEEGLPERIRKIEEQLKEKTLPDTLTKRVTLSGLIEAEAGYEKIRYADPAQADEDSSDIILSTVELGVDVDIAKHVSGHVLFLWEEDDTEPVDMDEGFITLDGEDVVPLYLTAGKMYVPFGTYGTFFISDPLTLEIGETRESAVRAGFYNELLDVSAAVFNGDVGKIGDDDYIDSFVGSIAFSLPEELVPDLGLTAGAAYLSNIADSDGLEGETSGEIQDEIGGLGAFLSLAYRERAFLQCEYVGALDHFEAGELSFDEGRAAKPRAWNLELALVPVADLTVAVKYEASRDLGAFQPEEQYGAAVTYGLFANTAISFEYLRGEHENGDRRDLLTTQLAIEF; this comes from the coding sequence TTGAAAAGAATTGTGAATACGATCGTTTTCTCACTTATGCTGTTGTTTTGCGCCATGAGTGCGGGGCCGTCATCAGCGGCCGATGTATCCACCGCTCAACTGATGGAGGAGTTGGAAGCCATGCAAAGGCGGGTCCAACAACTCGAAGAACAGCTGCAACGAACCGCAGCGGCGGATGAAGTTCAGAAGGACAGCGGGCGGGCGGCCTCCGTCAAAGAGGAAGGTCTGCCGGAAAGAATCCGAAAAATCGAGGAACAGCTGAAAGAAAAAACGCTTCCAGACACCTTGACAAAAAGGGTGACCCTGAGCGGATTGATCGAGGCCGAAGCCGGCTATGAGAAGATTCGTTATGCCGACCCCGCCCAGGCCGATGAGGATTCGAGTGACATCATCCTGTCGACGGTGGAATTGGGCGTCGATGTCGACATCGCCAAACATGTCAGCGGGCACGTCCTGTTTCTCTGGGAAGAAGACGACACGGAACCGGTTGATATGGACGAGGGTTTCATCACTCTCGATGGTGAAGATGTCGTGCCTTTATATCTCACGGCAGGGAAAATGTACGTCCCCTTCGGCACATATGGAACCTTCTTCATCAGCGACCCTTTGACACTCGAGATCGGGGAGACAAGGGAAAGCGCCGTCAGGGCCGGGTTCTACAACGAGCTGTTGGATGTATCCGCGGCTGTCTTCAATGGCGATGTGGGCAAGATAGGGGATGACGATTATATTGACTCATTTGTCGGAAGCATCGCCTTCTCCCTTCCCGAAGAACTGGTCCCCGACCTTGGGTTGACTGCCGGCGCCGCCTACCTCAGCAACATCGCCGACAGCGACGGCCTGGAGGGCGAAACGAGCGGTGAAATCCAGGATGAAATCGGCGGGCTCGGAGCCTTCCTGAGCCTGGCTTATAGAGAAAGGGCCTTCCTGCAATGCGAATACGTGGGCGCGTTGGACCATTTTGAGGCGGGGGAGCTGAGCTTCGACGAGGGCCGTGCGGCCAAACCGCGGGCGTGGAACCTCGAATTGGCGCTCGTCCCGGTCGCCGACCTAACCGTGGCCGTCAAGTATGAAGCCAGCCGGGATCTGGGGGCGTTTCAGCCCGAAGAACAATACGGCGCGGCCGTCACCTACGGCCTATTCGCCAACACCGCGATCTCTTTCGAATACCTTCGCGGCGAACACGAAAACGGTGACCGAAGGGATCTCCTCACCACTCAGCTCGCCATCGAATTCTAG